The genomic stretch TAGCATTGTTGTTGGAGTAGGAGCAAAAATGCTTGCTGGAATTTTATCTGAGTTTCAAGTGCAGTGGGGAATTATTTTACTGTTTGCTAACACGAACCTTAGTCAATATATGGAAGGGAGCCAAACTTATTTCCCAGGCATGACCCTACCGTTTTCTTTATTTATTATTATAGCTCACCTGATTTTCTTTGTAGGAACGGCTTGGCTGTTTTTCCTAAAGCGAGACGTAGCGAACTGAAGTTTGAATTTTCTTTCTTTTTGTTTTTCTACAATAGTGTTTGACAAGGAAAGTAAAAGATATTACAGTAGTTAAGAGTTAATTTTGAATAATAAATTTAAAAAATATTATACTTCTTATCAAGAGAGACGGAGGGACTGGCCCGATGATGTCTCGGCAACTGACTCACAGAGTGCGGTGCCAAATCCAGCAAACAATTTTGTTTGAAAGATGAGAAGAGCGTATTCTTATAAAGAATTATAAGAGGGCCTCTTCTTGATGAAGAGGTCTTTTATTTATGTAAAGAGGTGTAAACATGGAAAAACAAAAAGAAAACGGCTGGGCACTGCTTCCGCTAGGAGTGTTTTTGGCTTTGTTTGTAGGCTCAGGGATTATTACAGGTGATTTTTATAAGCTGCCTGTACTTGTAGCAATCATCGTAGCGGCTATTGTGGCATTAGCGATGAATCGAAAAGAAACGCTAAACGCAAAGGTAGAGCGCTTTGCTAAAGGCGCAGGACATCCGGATTTGATGATTATGGTCTTTATCTTTATTCTAGCGGGTGCTTTTTCGGAAGTAGCAAGCGGCATGGGAGCGGTTGATTCAACCGTTAATTTGGCTTTGTCTATTTTGCCACAAAGCTTGCTTGTAGTTGGGTTATTCGTTATTGGTGCTTTTATCTCACTTGCAATGGGAACGTCGACTGGTACCATTGCGGCGCTAGCACCAATTGCAGTTGGAGTAAGTGCTGAAACGGATATTTCTGCAGCGCTAGCCGTAGCAGCCGTTATTGGCGGTGCGATGTTTGGAGATAATTTATCTATTATTTCTGATACAACAATTGCTGCGGTTCGTACGCAAAAGACAAAAATGAACGATAAGTTTAAAGTTAATTTTCTAATCGTATTACCAGCAGCAATTATTACAATGGTTCTTTTACTAGTAATGACGCTTGGAAATAATTCTAATATAGATGTTGAAAGCTTTAGCTTTGTAAAAATGCTTCCTTATATAGGCGTTTTGGTTGCGGCATTACTTGGGTTTAATGTATTGGCAATCTTGACAGGTGGTATTGTTGTAGCTGGGATTATTGGGTTGGCAGATGGAAGTTATACGCTAGCATCGTTTGCAAAAGCTATTACAACAGGAATAGGCGGTATGGCTGAACTCATTATTCTTAGTATCTTAATTGGTGGAGTTGTTGAACTGATTAAGCATAATGGAGGAATCCATTTCTTGCTTGGGTTGCTAACACGTAATATTAAAACAAGAAAAGGCGCAGAGTTTAGTATTGCAGGGTTAGTAAGCGCAACAAACCTTTCTACAGCTAATAATACAATTTCAATTATTACGGTGGGCTCTTTAGCAAAAGAGATTGCAGATGAATATGAAATCGATAATCGCAAGTCAGCAAGTATCCTTGATTTATTTTCATGTAGCGTGCAGGGACTTGTTCCATATGGAGCACAAATGCTTATTGCATCAGAGTTTGCAAAAGTATCCTCAGTTGAACTAATGCCATTCGCATTTTATCCGATTTTAACAGCGGTATTTGGAATTTTAGCGATTGTTTTTAATTATCCAAGGCTAACTCGTAAACAACCTGCTAAAAAACAAATAGCGTAACGTTATCATTTTCATTAGGTGACATTAACCAGAAAGAAGGGTTGATGTCATCTTTTTTTAGGGTTAAAATGTTAGAAAATTGAAAAAGAGGTGAAGGGATGATTTGTTTTAAGAATCGAGTATTTCGCTCTGTAGAGAATACGGCTAACGGTGAAGTTTCTTCTCATACGACATTTCGCTATGAGCAGGAAGGTAAAATTATTCATGCAACATATGAAGGTGGAGACATTTTATATGGGACGTTAGTGGGGACCATAGATGAAAAGAGCTGTCTTACATTCCGCTATCAGCATGTTAACAAAGCTTATGAAATCCGCGGAGGGACGTGCTTTTCTACACCGGAAGTTTTGCGAGATGGAAGAATTCGCCTGCATGAAGACTGGCAATGGTTAGATACGGATAAAACAAAAGGTCAGTCAATCATTGAAGAACTTGTACATAAATAAGTAGAAAAAGCGATAGAAGTTCTATCGCTTTTTTAAATCATAAAAATCATAAAAATCTTCGAGTTCAA from Bacillus sp. 1780r2a1 encodes the following:
- a CDS encoding Na+/H+ antiporter NhaC family protein: MEKQKENGWALLPLGVFLALFVGSGIITGDFYKLPVLVAIIVAAIVALAMNRKETLNAKVERFAKGAGHPDLMIMVFIFILAGAFSEVASGMGAVDSTVNLALSILPQSLLVVGLFVIGAFISLAMGTSTGTIAALAPIAVGVSAETDISAALAVAAVIGGAMFGDNLSIISDTTIAAVRTQKTKMNDKFKVNFLIVLPAAIITMVLLLVMTLGNNSNIDVESFSFVKMLPYIGVLVAALLGFNVLAILTGGIVVAGIIGLADGSYTLASFAKAITTGIGGMAELIILSILIGGVVELIKHNGGIHFLLGLLTRNIKTRKGAEFSIAGLVSATNLSTANNTISIITVGSLAKEIADEYEIDNRKSASILDLFSCSVQGLVPYGAQMLIASEFAKVSSVELMPFAFYPILTAVFGILAIVFNYPRLTRKQPAKKQIA
- a CDS encoding n-acetylglutamate synthase is translated as MICFKNRVFRSVENTANGEVSSHTTFRYEQEGKIIHATYEGGDILYGTLVGTIDEKSCLTFRYQHVNKAYEIRGGTCFSTPEVLRDGRIRLHEDWQWLDTDKTKGQSIIEELVHK